The following are from one region of the Streptomyces decoyicus genome:
- a CDS encoding MFS transporter — MIRPFSGLRGARGPRAAGVPLTPRARRIIRLNNGFQLLFNLLWWMPVFYAYQREAGLSDGQIFGIQSIYYVAFCLFEIPTGMVADRIGARNCLRAGAVVMTAANLAPVLAPSYTGFLVHFLAIAAGRSLTSGAASAYLYDGLAAEGAGEHYLKAEGQARALGLAAKVLCWPLVGPLMAVAHPTPYVLSAASAAGSLVCAMVLPRHTAPGHDRRERAAKSSRGGLTFLRDATTALRCVWATPWLALLMVQGVAVFTLSRICQVNLFQPVLLDHGIPEGSHGGVLAAMTVAEAVASARPQWLGSRLSPVAWVSLLSLAMAAALAGSTLGGPWTVVALLCVFAAVTGFAYPLQRKLVNDAIPAGAPRATLLSVESIVDRAVCALAAVAAGAYLSAGRLDTLLWHSAVVTGVVMLVLQLILRRARGRPRKRPTEEPVPELVTTAGNP, encoded by the coding sequence GTGATCCGCCCGTTCTCCGGTCTGCGAGGCGCCCGCGGTCCCCGGGCCGCGGGGGTGCCGCTGACACCGCGGGCCCGCCGGATCATCAGGCTCAACAACGGCTTCCAGCTGCTGTTCAACCTGTTGTGGTGGATGCCGGTCTTCTACGCCTATCAGCGGGAGGCGGGGCTCTCCGACGGCCAGATCTTCGGCATCCAGAGCATCTACTACGTCGCGTTCTGCCTCTTCGAGATCCCGACCGGGATGGTGGCCGACCGTATCGGTGCCCGCAACTGTCTGCGGGCCGGTGCCGTCGTGATGACCGCGGCGAACCTGGCCCCGGTCCTCGCCCCCAGCTACACCGGCTTCCTGGTGCACTTCCTGGCCATCGCCGCCGGCCGCTCGCTGACCTCCGGCGCCGCCAGCGCCTATCTCTACGACGGCCTGGCGGCCGAGGGCGCGGGAGAGCACTATCTGAAGGCGGAGGGGCAGGCACGGGCGCTGGGGCTGGCCGCGAAGGTGCTGTGCTGGCCGCTGGTCGGCCCCTTGATGGCCGTCGCACACCCCACGCCGTATGTGCTGAGTGCCGCCAGCGCGGCGGGCTCGCTCGTCTGCGCCATGGTGCTGCCGCGGCACACCGCGCCCGGTCACGACCGCCGGGAGCGGGCCGCGAAGAGCTCCCGCGGCGGACTCACGTTCCTCCGTGATGCCACCACGGCGCTGCGCTGTGTGTGGGCCACACCCTGGCTCGCCCTGCTCATGGTGCAGGGCGTGGCCGTCTTCACGCTCTCGCGCATCTGCCAGGTCAACCTCTTCCAGCCGGTGCTGCTGGACCACGGCATCCCCGAAGGCTCACACGGCGGCGTGCTGGCCGCCATGACCGTCGCGGAGGCGGTGGCCTCGGCCCGGCCGCAGTGGCTGGGCTCGCGGCTGTCACCGGTCGCCTGGGTCTCGCTGCTCAGCCTCGCGATGGCGGCGGCGCTGGCGGGCAGCACCCTCGGCGGGCCCTGGACCGTGGTCGCCCTGCTGTGCGTGTTCGCCGCGGTCACCGGTTTCGCCTACCCGCTCCAGCGCAAGCTGGTGAACGACGCGATCCCGGCGGGTGCGCCACGGGCCACCCTGCTCTCCGTCGAGAGCATCGTGGACCGGGCGGTGTGTGCGCTGGCGGCCGTGGCCGCGGGTGCCTACCTCTCGGCCGGGCGGCTGGACACGCTGCTGTGGCACAGCGCGGTGGTGACCGGCGTGGTGATGCTCGTGCTGCAACTGATCCTGCGGCGGGCCCGGGGAAGGCCCCGGAAGCGGCCGACGGAGGAGCCGGTCCCGGAGCTGGTCACCACAGCAGGAAACCCCTGA
- a CDS encoding ATP-grasp domain-containing protein — MSKVLFVYAKGGPPLGYALSRVAARSAVHLLALSALPPSVTASADRLCASVLIPSEPERHDLVSLIVSRAQEVGADAVVTFSEYAVVAVAEACEKLGLAGAGNSCALARDKRMMRRTWQDQGISQPRFRPVATEQDLHDAAATLRFPLLLKAAWSAGSTAHRTIRCAGEVRAAWERAREVMAESAQLGYAELHVAGAGADFIVEEIVPGTAEEWFDQEGWGDYVSVEGVVVDGDFRPVCLSGRMPTVEPFTERAGITPAALPHDAQRRIVALARDAVDALGLRNCGTHTEIKLGADGRMWVIETAARFGGAMTVPQIEEVFGLDLIGMLTDHLLGRPVSWPAEARTPQEAHGAAGSLVVLAVDGAGEAWPDRRIWDFPTVHDNVPLSAGSRLSVVAENSLPDGTSVPVYDPAAGANTMAALCLLSATDPETVIRDFRSLVDALPEVLPHGTTEAQS, encoded by the coding sequence GTGAGCAAGGTGCTGTTCGTGTATGCCAAGGGCGGACCGCCCTTGGGGTACGCCCTGTCACGGGTCGCCGCACGGTCGGCAGTGCACCTGCTGGCGCTCAGCGCGCTCCCGCCGTCCGTTACCGCGTCCGCGGACCGACTGTGTGCTTCGGTCCTGATCCCTTCCGAGCCCGAGCGACACGACCTGGTGTCCCTGATCGTCTCCCGGGCCCAGGAAGTGGGCGCGGACGCGGTCGTCACCTTCTCCGAGTACGCCGTCGTCGCGGTCGCGGAGGCCTGCGAGAAGCTCGGCCTGGCCGGGGCGGGCAACTCCTGTGCGCTCGCCCGCGACAAGCGGATGATGCGGCGCACCTGGCAGGACCAGGGGATATCCCAGCCCCGGTTCCGCCCCGTCGCCACCGAGCAGGATCTGCACGACGCGGCCGCCACGCTCCGCTTCCCCCTGCTGCTGAAGGCCGCCTGGAGCGCCGGCTCCACCGCGCACCGCACCATCCGCTGCGCCGGCGAGGTACGGGCGGCCTGGGAGCGGGCGCGCGAGGTGATGGCCGAATCCGCTCAGCTGGGGTACGCCGAGCTGCATGTCGCCGGTGCCGGGGCGGACTTCATCGTCGAGGAGATCGTGCCGGGTACCGCGGAGGAGTGGTTCGACCAGGAGGGCTGGGGCGACTACGTCAGCGTCGAAGGCGTCGTCGTGGACGGGGACTTCCGTCCGGTCTGTCTCAGCGGGCGGATGCCGACCGTGGAGCCGTTCACCGAACGCGCCGGCATCACGCCCGCCGCGCTGCCGCACGACGCCCAGCGCCGCATCGTGGCCCTGGCGCGCGATGCCGTCGACGCGCTGGGGCTGCGCAACTGCGGTACGCACACCGAGATCAAGCTCGGTGCCGACGGGCGGATGTGGGTGATCGAGACCGCCGCCCGGTTCGGCGGTGCGATGACCGTCCCGCAGATCGAGGAGGTCTTCGGCCTGGACCTGATCGGCATGCTCACCGACCACCTGCTGGGGCGTCCGGTCTCCTGGCCCGCCGAGGCCCGCACGCCGCAGGAGGCGCACGGCGCGGCCGGCTCGCTGGTCGTCCTGGCCGTCGACGGGGCCGGTGAAGCCTGGCCGGACCGGCGGATCTGGGACTTCCCGACGGTGCACGACAACGTGCCCCTCAGTGCGGGCAGCCGGCTGTCCGTGGTGGCCGAGAACTCGCTCCCGGACGGGACGTCGGTGCCGGTGTACGACCCGGCCGCGGGCGCCAACACCATGGCGGCGCTGTGCCTGCTGTCGGCCACCGATCCGGAGACCGTGATCCGCGACTTCCGGAGCCTGGTGGACGCCCTTCCCGAGGTCCTCCCCCACGGCACCACGGAGGCGCAGTCATGA
- a CDS encoding helix-turn-helix transcriptional regulator, which yields MDETSLKSLLEHLPVSWWEADRELRVIDSGGGAFDDSVTAQRFLDTVRQELPEPAAAPETSHWQAQFDGRVFDVNWALGVPRQGRSRGLAVEVGTRAAGARRYDAFADLAPAAAFIRDADGRYLWANHAYAHLYGTTPEHIIGECVADVDGPADAAQVLALDREVLARGKPVRHTLTYHRADGSSGQAAGHRFPVREAGRTCVAGIYVDISDYTRALRQRREAEESLHALRDHSGLACALISAGGRIQQASAAAAELLQTRLSDLVGRRAHTVLAPASELPGLRRGWHDLIARRSRRIQTSAVLLDGRGRQRRARLHLTTVGRSAARATSVWAVVTHQGLAHDAHPQLTASQVRILSLLAAGRSNAEIATSLHLSRQTVDYHLSRLRDLLDAPTRPALVARAYVLGILDPQTWPPRSATACHPHSVT from the coding sequence GTGGACGAGACCAGTCTGAAGTCGCTGCTCGAACACCTTCCGGTGTCCTGGTGGGAGGCCGACCGTGAGTTGCGTGTGATCGACAGCGGGGGAGGAGCCTTCGACGACTCGGTGACGGCCCAGCGGTTCCTCGACACCGTGCGTCAAGAGCTCCCCGAGCCCGCCGCAGCGCCCGAAACCAGCCATTGGCAGGCACAGTTCGACGGTCGTGTCTTCGATGTGAACTGGGCTCTCGGCGTGCCCCGGCAGGGCCGCTCCCGTGGCCTGGCGGTGGAGGTCGGCACCCGCGCCGCCGGTGCCCGCCGCTACGACGCCTTCGCGGACCTCGCCCCCGCCGCGGCCTTCATCCGGGACGCGGACGGGCGCTACCTCTGGGCGAACCACGCCTACGCCCATCTGTACGGGACCACACCGGAGCACATCATCGGCGAGTGCGTCGCGGACGTCGACGGGCCTGCCGACGCCGCCCAGGTCCTCGCCCTGGACCGGGAGGTCCTGGCCCGTGGCAAGCCCGTGCGGCACACCCTCACCTACCACCGCGCCGACGGCAGCAGCGGGCAGGCGGCCGGCCATCGCTTCCCCGTCAGGGAGGCGGGTCGGACCTGCGTCGCGGGCATCTACGTCGACATCAGCGACTACACCCGCGCCCTGCGCCAACGCCGGGAGGCCGAGGAGAGTCTGCATGCGCTGCGCGATCACAGCGGCCTGGCGTGCGCGCTGATCTCCGCGGGCGGACGGATCCAGCAGGCGAGCGCGGCGGCCGCCGAGTTGTTGCAGACCCGCCTGTCGGACCTCGTCGGCCGCCGTGCACACACCGTGCTGGCACCCGCCTCGGAACTACCGGGACTGCGCCGCGGCTGGCACGATCTGATAGCGCGCCGCAGCCGGCGGATCCAGACCTCCGCCGTGCTCCTGGACGGCCGCGGCCGGCAGCGCCGCGCCCGGCTGCATCTCACGACGGTCGGCCGGAGCGCGGCCCGCGCCACGAGCGTCTGGGCGGTCGTCACCCACCAGGGACTTGCCCATGACGCGCATCCTCAGCTGACGGCAAGTCAGGTCCGCATCCTGTCCCTGCTGGCCGCCGGCCGCAGCAACGCCGAGATCGCCACCTCCCTGCACCTCTCCCGGCAGACCGTCGACTACCACCTCAGCCGCCTGCGCGACCTCCTCGACGCCCCGACCAGACCCGCCCTCGTCGCCCGCGCCTATGTCCTGGGCATCCTCGACCCCCAGACCTGGCCGCCGCGCTCGGCCACGGCCTGCCATCCGCACAGCGTCACATGA
- a CDS encoding PEP/pyruvate-binding domain-containing protein, whose amino-acid sequence MTTTVLPAGAPGPLTDRTVVGENLSLPLFRTLSGVLAGHPYLKVVVDRIENTWHLLDTATHPFHVNYIATRVLGMELAALDSCLDAFNASVYMDPERRFLLGVISLHTDEDAEGRERPFLVLETTEADTMNGRLLEEFYTFVRHRVDGRLPLLLKPANHGQEHELAAISDVRVPRILGHELFGNRTRTPLNPGEAIGRLRYFRTPEEYAAAAAELGWSDIVAMPSLPDDVPRVAGFLNTAPGTPLSHTNVLASGWGIPNAIVRDLDRLVEADGLDGAWIRYRVQDDEITLAPLAHVPSLEAPAWHQQRIRMEPPLLEDVPALYLHRLRRADQGRYGTKAASLGELHHVLDSRSADLTAFYGQPRPPRADLYGHLAARLGTPGATPAELQALAADFVAGTIAAPDGIALPFALQHRFLTSSPAVQQGIGKLKMALELDAVDVVDALCLNLQQLIRNTPMPDEVTRQITQALPDGPDAANRLVVRSSSNAEDLPGFSAAGVYDSVTTVHGPDELLDAVRQVWASLVSPRSVRLRHQAGISLDDTYMGVIIQRYVPADLGGVLVTCNPTKRTDFRNVYLNCSPGSPETVVDGTTLPLQYLYNTVEGGGRTVALGSTGQDLPVATRDKLARLALTGRLLQSHFSDTDVDHPLDIEWLMTDQGDFRLVQIRPYAL is encoded by the coding sequence ATGACCACCACCGTCCTGCCCGCCGGCGCGCCCGGCCCGCTCACCGATCGCACCGTCGTGGGCGAGAACCTCTCCCTGCCGCTCTTCCGCACCCTCTCCGGCGTCCTGGCCGGCCACCCGTACCTCAAGGTCGTGGTGGACCGCATCGAGAACACCTGGCATCTGCTCGACACCGCCACCCACCCGTTCCACGTCAACTACATCGCCACCCGTGTGCTCGGCATGGAGCTGGCCGCGCTGGACTCCTGCCTGGACGCCTTCAACGCCTCGGTCTACATGGATCCCGAGCGCCGCTTCCTGCTGGGTGTGATCTCGCTGCACACCGACGAGGACGCCGAGGGACGGGAGCGGCCTTTCCTGGTCCTGGAGACCACCGAGGCCGACACCATGAACGGCCGGCTGCTGGAGGAGTTCTACACTTTCGTCCGCCACCGGGTCGACGGCCGGCTGCCGCTGCTGCTGAAGCCGGCGAACCACGGGCAGGAGCACGAACTCGCCGCGATCAGCGATGTCCGGGTGCCGCGGATCCTCGGTCATGAACTCTTCGGCAACCGCACCCGTACCCCGCTCAACCCCGGCGAGGCCATCGGCCGGCTCCGCTACTTCCGGACCCCCGAGGAGTACGCGGCCGCGGCCGCCGAGCTCGGCTGGTCCGACATCGTGGCCATGCCGTCGCTGCCGGACGATGTGCCGCGGGTGGCCGGCTTCCTCAACACCGCGCCCGGTACGCCGCTCTCGCACACCAATGTCCTCGCCTCGGGCTGGGGCATCCCCAATGCGATCGTCCGCGATCTGGACCGCCTCGTCGAGGCGGACGGCCTGGACGGCGCCTGGATCCGCTACCGGGTGCAGGACGACGAGATCACCCTCGCCCCGCTGGCCCATGTCCCCTCGCTGGAGGCCCCGGCCTGGCACCAGCAGCGGATCCGGATGGAGCCGCCGCTGCTGGAGGACGTACCCGCGCTGTACCTGCACCGGCTGCGCCGCGCCGACCAGGGCCGGTACGGCACCAAGGCGGCCAGCCTCGGGGAGCTCCATCACGTCCTCGACAGCCGCTCCGCCGACCTCACCGCCTTCTACGGGCAGCCGAGGCCGCCCCGCGCCGACCTCTACGGCCACCTCGCGGCCCGCCTGGGCACCCCTGGCGCGACCCCCGCGGAACTGCAGGCGCTGGCGGCCGACTTCGTGGCCGGCACCATCGCCGCGCCCGACGGGATCGCCCTCCCCTTCGCCCTCCAGCACCGCTTCCTGACGTCCTCCCCGGCCGTGCAACAGGGCATCGGCAAGCTGAAGATGGCGCTCGAACTCGATGCCGTCGACGTGGTGGACGCGCTCTGCCTGAACCTTCAGCAGCTCATCCGGAACACCCCCATGCCCGACGAGGTGACCCGCCAGATCACCCAGGCGCTGCCCGACGGCCCCGATGCGGCCAACCGTCTCGTGGTGCGCTCCTCCTCCAACGCCGAGGACCTGCCGGGGTTCTCCGCGGCCGGGGTCTACGACTCGGTCACCACCGTCCACGGCCCGGACGAACTCCTGGACGCGGTACGCCAGGTGTGGGCCTCCCTGGTGTCGCCGCGCAGCGTCCGGCTGCGCCACCAGGCGGGCATCTCGCTCGACGACACCTACATGGGCGTGATCATCCAGCGGTATGTGCCCGCTGACCTCGGCGGTGTCCTGGTGACCTGCAATCCGACCAAGCGCACGGACTTCCGCAACGTCTACCTCAACTGCTCTCCCGGCTCGCCCGAGACGGTCGTCGACGGAACGACGCTGCCGCTCCAGTACCTGTACAACACGGTCGAGGGCGGCGGCCGCACCGTCGCACTCGGCTCGACCGGGCAGGACCTGCCCGTCGCCACCCGGGACAAGCTGGCCCGGCTGGCGCTGACCGGCCGGCTGCTCCAGTCCCACTTCAGCGACACCGATGTGGACCATCCGCTCGACATCGAATGGCTGATGACCGATCAGGGGGACTTCCGCCTGGTCCAGATCCGCCCCTACGCGCTGTGA
- a CDS encoding nuclear transport factor 2 family protein, with the protein MTATSDRERERVWELHTTSEFSTLDLDTTMATMSDDPEVVHVPTAMGARGRASVRHFYRRWFVGHHAADFALAPLTRTTGRTRIVDEMLVSFTHDVEVPWILPGVPPTGRRVEIPVIAVVSFDGALISGEHIYWDQAAVLGQTGLLPAETMARLPVVADQRGTLTAGPLNQLAGGQRRG; encoded by the coding sequence GTGACCGCCACATCTGACCGGGAACGGGAGCGTGTCTGGGAGCTGCACACCACCAGCGAGTTCAGCACTCTCGACCTCGACACGACGATGGCCACCATGTCGGACGACCCGGAGGTGGTGCATGTCCCCACGGCCATGGGCGCCCGCGGCAGGGCGTCCGTGCGGCACTTCTACCGCCGCTGGTTCGTGGGCCACCACGCGGCCGATTTCGCCCTCGCCCCGCTGACCCGCACCACGGGCAGGACGCGGATCGTCGACGAAATGCTGGTCTCGTTCACCCATGACGTGGAGGTGCCGTGGATCCTCCCCGGTGTGCCGCCGACCGGACGGCGCGTCGAGATCCCGGTCATCGCGGTGGTCTCGTTCGACGGCGCGCTGATCTCCGGCGAGCACATCTACTGGGACCAGGCCGCGGTGCTCGGCCAGACCGGCCTGCTCCCGGCGGAGACGATGGCGCGGCTGCCGGTCGTGGCGGATCAGCGCGGGACGCTGACGGCCGGCCCGCTCAATCAGCTGGCCGGCGGGCAGCGCCGCGGCTGA
- a CDS encoding class I SAM-dependent methyltransferase, translating to MRGTGAGRYGEGMFRPEETGEAGRIDLGALAYDEVSAARLTALGAGPGWNCLDVGAGTGTLARWLLESAGVTSVLAVDRDTRFLRADGTPGLSALSADITAPDFDPGRFQLVHARFVLMHLRAWRRMIAKLASLVADDGVLVLSDAVDLTSATAPSTPYTAVMRAMWQALRETIGTDISWVPDYPQLLLEEGLCQVAAEIRVPPLVPGSALSGFWAETWERARGAILATGRVDEAQMERALRDLSSPRCAGLSPGMLTAWGWKTEEAARDRHI from the coding sequence GTGCGGGGTACCGGTGCCGGGCGCTACGGCGAAGGCATGTTCCGCCCGGAAGAGACCGGCGAGGCCGGTCGTATCGACCTGGGAGCGCTCGCCTACGACGAGGTGAGCGCCGCCCGGTTGACTGCGTTGGGAGCCGGTCCCGGCTGGAACTGCCTGGACGTGGGCGCGGGGACCGGCACCCTCGCACGGTGGCTGCTGGAGTCGGCCGGTGTCACGTCGGTCCTCGCGGTGGACCGTGACACCCGGTTCCTCAGGGCCGACGGCACACCGGGTCTGTCGGCGCTGAGCGCCGACATCACCGCGCCGGACTTCGATCCCGGCCGGTTCCAGCTGGTCCACGCGCGATTCGTCCTGATGCATCTGCGCGCATGGCGCCGCATGATCGCCAAGCTGGCGTCGCTGGTCGCGGACGATGGGGTGCTGGTGCTCAGCGATGCCGTGGACCTGACGTCCGCCACCGCGCCGAGCACCCCGTACACCGCGGTCATGCGGGCGATGTGGCAGGCACTGCGGGAGACCATCGGCACGGACATCTCCTGGGTGCCGGACTACCCGCAGCTGCTGCTCGAGGAAGGCCTGTGCCAGGTGGCCGCCGAGATCCGGGTGCCGCCGTTGGTGCCGGGCAGTGCCCTCAGCGGTTTCTGGGCCGAGACATGGGAGCGGGCACGGGGCGCCATCCTGGCGACGGGGCGGGTGGACGAGGCGCAGATGGAGCGGGCCCTGCGCGATCTGTCGTCGCCCCGCTGCGCCGGCCTCTCCCCCGGGATGCTCACCGCTTGGGGTTGGAAGACCGAGGAGGCCGCCCGTGACCGCCACATCTGA
- a CDS encoding agmatine deiminase family protein has translation MDISRRQTLQAAAVAAVGGALGACGTKDSSGPAPHGERAVPAGAKPAGWWLPDEAHPHEATYMAWPTRRIWGPEVTGVRDDIARIARTIAEFEPVALLANDQEAQEARRACGSGVEVVPAPVDDLWMRDTGPVFVLGPDGVAGVDLNFNGWGNKQDHGRDSRVARAILDDERLTRIKAPITAEGGAVEGDGRGTLMVTESSLVNDNRNPGMSRKDIERELKELFGATTVIWVKGVKGKDITDYHIDALARFSEPGVVVLSTPAKNARPNDFTGAYEQARKVLDRAVDARGKRLDVVELPEPADIGRRGEGFLACYANYYVVNGGVVMPRFGDKKADSKAASVLRELYPGRKVVPVPVDHLGEGGGGIHCSTQQLPKAG, from the coding sequence GTGGACATATCCCGACGTCAGACACTGCAGGCGGCGGCCGTCGCCGCCGTCGGCGGGGCCTTGGGCGCCTGCGGCACCAAGGACAGCAGCGGGCCCGCGCCGCACGGCGAGCGCGCTGTCCCCGCGGGTGCGAAGCCGGCCGGGTGGTGGCTGCCCGACGAGGCGCATCCGCACGAGGCGACCTACATGGCCTGGCCCACCCGCCGGATCTGGGGGCCGGAGGTCACCGGCGTGCGCGACGACATCGCCCGCATCGCACGGACGATCGCCGAGTTCGAGCCGGTGGCCCTGCTGGCCAATGACCAGGAGGCGCAGGAGGCCCGGCGGGCGTGCGGATCCGGGGTGGAGGTCGTCCCGGCACCCGTGGACGATCTCTGGATGCGGGACACCGGGCCGGTCTTCGTGCTCGGACCCGACGGCGTCGCCGGAGTCGATCTCAACTTCAACGGCTGGGGCAACAAGCAGGACCACGGCCGCGACAGCCGGGTGGCCCGCGCGATCCTGGACGACGAGCGCCTCACCAGGATCAAGGCACCGATCACCGCTGAAGGCGGGGCGGTGGAGGGCGACGGCCGGGGCACCCTGATGGTGACGGAGAGCTCCCTGGTCAACGACAACCGCAACCCCGGTATGTCCCGCAAGGACATCGAGCGGGAGCTCAAGGAGCTGTTCGGCGCCACCACGGTGATCTGGGTCAAGGGCGTCAAGGGCAAGGACATCACGGACTATCACATCGACGCGCTGGCACGGTTCTCCGAACCCGGCGTCGTGGTCCTGAGCACCCCGGCGAAGAACGCCCGCCCCAACGACTTCACCGGCGCCTACGAACAGGCCCGCAAGGTCCTGGACCGTGCGGTGGATGCCCGGGGGAAGCGGCTCGACGTCGTCGAGCTGCCCGAACCGGCCGACATCGGGCGCCGCGGGGAGGGGTTCCTGGCCTGCTATGCGAACTACTACGTGGTCAACGGCGGGGTCGTCATGCCCCGCTTCGGCGACAAGAAGGCCGACAGCAAGGCCGCCTCCGTGCTGCGGGAGCTGTATCCGGGACGGAAGGTGGTGCCGGTGCCCGTCGACCACCTCGGCGAGGGCGGCGGCGGTATCCACTGCTCCACCCAGCAACTCCCCAAGGCAGGCTGA
- a CDS encoding HpcH/HpaI aldolase/citrate lyase family protein, with amino-acid sequence MSDAILRPRRSVLYMPGANERALEKAKSLPADALILDLEDAVAPEAKAEARMRVAAAAASGEYGYREVTIRVNGPGTEWHADDLRAAAEAGPDAVVVPKVDSAETVRDVERALEAAGAPDHTAVWAMVETPRAMLDARAVAAAGERLTVLVMGTNDLAKELHAEHVPGRAPLLTGLSLALLAARESGKVILDGVYNDVKNPEGFEAECVQGRQFGFDGKTLIHPSQVEPCNRVFAPSTEQIARSRKIIDAFDEATREGRGVVTVDGRLIENLHVEDARRILALAEALAGRA; translated from the coding sequence GTGTCCGACGCGATCCTGCGGCCGCGCCGCTCCGTGCTCTACATGCCCGGTGCCAACGAACGCGCCCTGGAGAAGGCCAAGTCCCTGCCCGCCGACGCGCTCATCCTCGACCTGGAGGACGCCGTCGCCCCCGAGGCCAAGGCCGAGGCCCGTATGCGGGTCGCGGCCGCCGCGGCCTCGGGCGAGTACGGCTACCGCGAGGTGACGATCCGGGTCAACGGGCCGGGCACCGAGTGGCACGCCGACGACCTCCGGGCCGCCGCCGAGGCCGGTCCGGACGCCGTGGTGGTGCCCAAGGTGGACTCCGCCGAGACCGTACGGGACGTCGAGCGGGCCCTCGAGGCCGCCGGCGCTCCGGACCATACGGCCGTGTGGGCCATGGTCGAGACGCCGCGCGCGATGCTGGACGCCCGCGCGGTGGCCGCCGCCGGCGAGCGGCTCACGGTGCTGGTGATGGGCACCAACGACCTGGCGAAGGAACTGCACGCCGAGCACGTCCCCGGCCGGGCCCCGCTGCTGACCGGGCTGTCGCTGGCGCTGCTGGCGGCCCGTGAGTCCGGCAAGGTGATCCTGGACGGTGTCTACAACGACGTGAAGAACCCCGAGGGGTTCGAGGCCGAGTGCGTCCAGGGGCGGCAGTTCGGCTTCGACGGGAAGACGCTCATCCATCCGTCGCAGGTCGAACCCTGCAACCGGGTGTTCGCCCCGTCGACGGAACAGATCGCCCGCTCGCGGAAGATCATCGACGCGTTCGACGAGGCCACCCGCGAGGGACGCGGGGTCGTCACCGTCGACGGCAGGCTGATCGAGAACCTGCATGTCGAGGACGCCCGCAGGATCCTCGCCCTCGCCGAAGCGCTCGCCGGACGCGCATAG
- a CDS encoding HpcH/HpaI aldolase/citrate lyase family protein translates to MRSPKDFFRPLAVGAPTPVREVPFRPSRMIHFFDPGNEKMAAKVPSIAPTVDVLLGNLEDAVAADRKEAARSGLVKIAKATDFGDTQLWTRVNSLDSPWALDDLVTLVSEIGDKLDVIMLPKVEGAEDIHYVDRLLAQLEAKAQVRRPILVHAILETATGVANVEEIAGASPRMQGISLGPADLAASRRMKTTRVGGGHPGYLVREDPHGADGAAPRATFQQDLWHYTLARMVDACAAHGILPYYGPFGDIKDTTACEDQFRNAFLLGCVGAWSLHPVQIAIAKKVFSPAPADVAWARRVIEAMGDGTGAVMIDGKMQDDATYKQCQVVAGLAAALAARDPELRDAYAAAEKE, encoded by the coding sequence ATGCGCTCTCCGAAGGACTTCTTCCGCCCGCTGGCCGTCGGGGCGCCGACACCGGTACGCGAGGTACCGTTCCGGCCGTCCCGGATGATCCACTTCTTTGACCCGGGCAACGAGAAGATGGCCGCGAAGGTGCCGTCCATCGCGCCCACCGTGGACGTGCTGCTCGGCAATCTGGAGGACGCGGTCGCCGCCGACCGCAAGGAAGCGGCCAGGTCGGGCCTGGTGAAGATCGCCAAGGCCACGGACTTCGGCGACACGCAGTTGTGGACCCGGGTCAACAGCCTCGACTCCCCCTGGGCGTTGGACGACCTGGTGACGCTCGTCAGCGAGATCGGCGACAAACTGGACGTCATCATGCTGCCCAAGGTCGAGGGCGCCGAGGACATCCACTACGTCGACCGGCTGCTGGCCCAGCTGGAGGCGAAGGCGCAGGTCCGGCGGCCGATCCTGGTGCACGCCATCCTGGAGACGGCCACCGGCGTCGCCAACGTCGAGGAGATCGCCGGCGCCAGCCCCCGGATGCAGGGCATCTCGCTCGGCCCCGCCGACCTCGCCGCCAGCCGCCGGATGAAGACCACCCGGGTGGGCGGGGGCCACCCCGGATACCTGGTCCGGGAGGACCCGCACGGCGCGGACGGCGCCGCGCCGCGGGCCACCTTCCAGCAGGACCTGTGGCACTACACCCTCGCGCGCATGGTCGACGCCTGTGCGGCGCACGGCATCCTGCCGTACTACGGGCCGTTCGGCGACATCAAGGACACCACCGCCTGCGAGGACCAGTTCCGCAACGCCTTCCTGCTCGGCTGCGTCGGCGCGTGGAGCCTGCACCCGGTGCAGATCGCCATCGCCAAGAAGGTCTTCTCGCCCGCTCCCGCCGACGTCGCCTGGGCCCGCCGGGTCATCGAGGCGATGGGGGACGGCACCGGCGCGGTGATGATCGACGGCAAGATGCAGGACGACGCCACCTACAAGCAGTGCCAGGTGGTCGCCGGACTCGCCGCCGCCCTCGCCGCCCGCGACCCCGAGCTGCGCGACGCCTACGCCGCGGCCGAAAAGGAGTAA